From Bombyx mori chromosome 3, ASM3026992v2, the proteins below share one genomic window:
- the LOC101744815 gene encoding integrin beta-nu precursor has product MYDYTLCKLLVFSVIIIYTCGQVQEKLLNKLVCIEHEECGACLSAASHCRWCADPYFSHAAPRCNDDESLVSTGCSQAMIQRPEKPIWVVAENSSLQDMQPDSEESVVQIQPQRIKLSLKPRETKKIKFVYRPAKNYPLDLYYLMDLTWSMKDDKETLVSLRDDLPILLKNLTDNFRLGFGSFADKPIMPFINVDDRRKSNPCAVEEEACEATYSYKHHLSLTNEVSDFIKKVNTSSVTANLDNAEAQLDALMQVLTCGEKIGWSTKSRKIVILSSDGLLHIAGDGRIGGAALKNDENCHLDDNGYYNKADTYDYPSIAQIFRLLDKYKVNVIFAVTESVKDHYDSLHELLKDFTYVAKLESDSSNILKLVKTGYEDIVSVVDFEDNASSGPAKVRYFSDCGVKGGSLVETTRCTGVEYGMTLNYEAHITLDACSEFKTSSQTIRISESQLGQDSLTLDVELQCGCKCEGDSQKDLSLTCPVNSHLVCGVCQCNKGWSGPDCDCSISDEEASAELMAQCREPNSTRTLACSGAGDCICGRCDCDRGYNGKYCQCKSCETSPENGIECGGVGRGVCVCGQCACVDGWGGPSCDCTTVLDSCIAPGDEKLCSGHGDCVCGQCQCSASDQSSGSVYSGTFCETCATCENPLCANAEPCVSCHLNSSCTDICTIGSVNYTVHDRMSETGSVSAEDITCILRIEENSLECEYKYTYNAVRQSIVAMEIALRSKDCFQPTSAKIMTSAFVIIACVIAAGLLIILAIKSAQIVSDRRAYAKFVKEAQESRKNMQELNPLYKSPITEFKLPDSFPRDKND; this is encoded by the exons TTCAAGAAAAACTGCTCAACAAGCTAGTGTGCATCGAGCATGAAGAGTGCGGTGCGTGTTTGTCGGCTGCTTCGCACTGTCGATGGTGTGCAGACCCTTACTTCAGTCACGCTGCTCCCAGGTGCAACGACGACGAAAG TTTGGTGTCTACGGGATGCAGTCAAGCTATGATACAACGACCAGAGAAACCTATATGGGTTGTGGCCGAGAATAGTTCCTTACAAGACATGCAACCGGACAGTGAAGAGTCCGTAGTACAGATCCAGCCTCAAAGGATCAAATTATCGTTGAAACCAC gtgaaacaaaaaaaattaagttcgtATACCGGCCAGCGAAGAATTACCCTCTAGATCTCTACTACCTGATGGACTTGACCTGGTCAATGAAGGACGACAAGGAAACACTGGTTTCCTTAAGGGATGACTTGCCTATTCTGTTAAAGAATTTAACTGACAATTTTAG gCTCGGTTTTGGTAGTTTTGCTGATAAACCAATCATGCCATTCATCAACGTGGATGATAGAAGAAAATCAAACCCATGTGCTGTTGAGGAAGAAGCTTGCGAGGCAACATACAGCTACAAACACCATTTATCTCTTACTAATGAG GTAAGCGATTTTATCAAGAAAGTAAACACGAGTTCAGTGACTGCAAATCTGGATAACGCCGAGGCCCAATTAGATGCCCTCATGCAGGTCTTGACTTGCGGCGAGAAGATCGGATGGTCGACGAAAAGCAGAAAGATCGTAATTCTCTCTTCAGATGGACTGTTGCATATTGCTGGCGACGGAAGGATAG GGGGAGCAGCATTAAAGAACGATGAAAATTGCCATCTGGATGACAACGGCTACTATAACAAGGCGGACACCTACGATTATCCATCTATTGCTCAAATCTTTAGATTACTTGATAAGTATAAG gTTAACGTTATATTTGCTGTAACCGAAAGTGTTAAGGATCATTACGATAGTCTACACGAACTTTTAAAAGATTTCACGTACGTAGCTAAATTGGAAAGTGACAGTTCCAACATTCTAAAGCTCGTCAAAACGGGATACGAAGACATCGTCAGCGTTGTCGATTTTGAGGACAATGCAAGCTCGGGCCCGGCTAAGGTTCGGTACTTCTCTGATTGTGGAGTGAAAGGAGGGTCGCTTGTCGAGACGACGCGATGTACCGGAGTCGAATACGGCATGACCCTCAATTACGAGGCGCACATCACTCTCGATGCTTGTTCGGAATTTAAAACT TCGAGTCAGACGATTCGCATTTCCGAAAGTCAACTTGGACAGGACTCGCTCACTCTCGATGTGGAATTACAATGTGGATGCAAATGCGAAGGCGATTCGCAGAAAGATCTGTCCCTGACGTGCCCAGTCAATTCTCACCTCGTGTGCGGTGTTTGTCAGTGTAATAAAGGCTG GTCCGGACCAGACTGTGACTGTTCAATAAGCGACGAGGAAGCATCTGCGGAACTAATGGCTCAATGTCGAGAGCCGAACTCGACGCGGACTCTCGCCTGTTCCGGCGCCGGAGACTGCATCTGCGGGAGGTGCGACTGCGACCGTGGCTACAACGGAAAATATTGCCAGTGCAAGTCGTGTGAAACTAGTCC AGAAAACGGTATCGAATGTGGCGGTGTGGGTCGCGGCGTGTGTGTTTGTGGACAATGTGCGTGTGTCGACGGCTGGGGCGGACCTTCCTGTGACTGCACCACCGTATTGGATTCGTGTATTGCACCGGGAGACGAAAAACTTTGTTCCGGACATGGAGACTGTGTTTGTG GTCAGTGTCAGTGTTCCGCCTCTGATCAGAGCAGCGGCTCCGTATACTCAGGCACGTTTTGCGAGACATGTGCAACCTGTGAGAATCCGCTATGCGCAAACGCGGAACCCTGCGTTTCTTGTCATCTCAACAGCAGTTGTACGGATATATGTACGATTGGCAGCGTCAACTACACAGTCCATGACAGAATGAGCGAAACTG GGTCCGTAAGCGCGGAAGATATCACCTGTATCCTTCGCATAGAGGAGAACTCACTTGAATGCGAATACAAATACACTTACAACGCGGTCAGACAGTCCATAGTCGCCATGGAGATTGCGCTCCGTTCTAAAGACTGCTTCCAGCCGACCAGCGCAAAGATCATGACCAGCGCTTTCGTCATCATAGCCTGCGTGATAGCGGCAGGGCTTCTAATTATCTTAGCCATAAAGAGCGCTCAGATCGTTTCAGACAGGCGAGCATACGCGAAATTCGTTAAAGAAGCACAGGAGAGTCGAAAGAATATGCAAGAACTGAACCCGTTGTATAAATCTCCTATAACAGAGTTTAAGCTGCCGGATTCGTTCCCTAGAGATAAGAATGATTAA